The Glutamicibacter mishrai DNA window ACTGACCATCATCATCCTGTTCGCGGTCCTGGCTCTGTATGGACAGCTCGGGTTCACCCTGGGCGGCGATTTCCAAGCGAACTTCTTCCGCCTATCGGTTTTGGGGCTTGCTGTTTACCACGCTGCCTTTGTCTGCGAAGCTATTCGTTCGGGCGTGAATACCGTTCCCCTGGGACAGGCCGAAGCGGCGCGTGCTATCGGATTGAGCTTCCTGCCGGCAGCTCGCTTGGTGATTTTGCCCCAGGCTTTCCGCGGCGCGATCGTTCCGCTGGGTAATACCCTGATCGCACTGATCAAGAACTCCACCGTCGCTGCCGTTGGCTCGGTCGCTACCGAATCCTCGTCGGTCATGAAGACCATGATCGAGTTCCGCTCGGACATCGTCATCCCGATCTTCTTGACCTTTGCTATCGGCTTCGTGATCATCGTGATCCCTGTAGGCCTGTTGACTACTTGGGCTTCGAAGAAACTGGCGGTGGCACGATGAGCGCATCAATTCTTTTTGACACCCCCGGCCCCAAGGCCCGCCGCCGCATCCTGATCATCAATATCATCGGCGCGCTGCTCGCTTTGGGCATCGTGGCGTGGATTTTCTTTGGCCTCGCGGCCAAGGGACAGATGCAGCCAGAGCAATGGGACGACTTCGTCCAGGGAAGCACATGGAAGAACTATCTCCTTCCAGGCTTGCTCAACACCGTCAAGGCAGCGATTCTGGGCATCATCGGCTCGGTGATTTTCGGTTTGGTCTTCGGTGTTGGACGTTTGTCGCAGAACAAGCTGATCAATGGTTTCTGCACGGTCATTGTGGAATTCTTCCGTGCCGTGCCAGTGCTGCTGATGATCGTGTTCTTCAACGTGTTCTTCTCCCGGTCTCTTGAACTGCCAGGCGATACCGCGTTGTGGGCCGTTGTGGCCGCATTGGTCTTCTACAACGGATCCGTCGTTGCAGAGCTGGTCCGCTCTGGCGTGCACAACCTGCCCAAGGGACAGCGTGAAGCCGGCATTGCCATCGGCCTGACTCGTGGCATGTCGCTGCGCCATATCGAAATCCCGCAGGCGCTGGTGGCCATGCTGCCGGCCCTGATCGGCCAGTTCGTCGTGATCTTGAAGGACTCCGCGCTGGGCTACATCATCAGCTTCAACGAGCTGTTGTTCTTCGCGCGCACCTACTCATCACCTAACGGCAACGTCCTGCAGGCGCTGATTGTCACTGCGGTCATCTTCATCTTGATCAACTTCACCTTGAGCAAGATTGCAGAAATCGTCTCGCGGCGCCTGAGCAGCCGCATCAAGAAAGACAAGAATGCTCCGGCAGTAGTTGGCACCACGGCCGTGACCTTCGCCGAGGCCGGCACAGATGCTGGATCAAAGGATCAATAACGGATAGTGCTCCGCGTTCCACTCGTTGCAGACAGAACGGGCCGTTCCTTGCATGATGCAAGGAACGGCCCGTTCTGTCTGTGCTGTGGGCACCCGGTTGGCTAGCTGAGCCAGGCGCGCAAGGAGTTAAGGCAAGTGCGGATATCTTCCTGTGGAACATGCTCGTCGTCGCTGTGCGCGAGCAGCGCATCACCCGGACCGAAGTTCACTGCCGAGACTCCCAGCGCCGAGAAACGGGATACGTCCGTCCAACCGTATTTCGGCTTCGGTTCCTGCCCAAGGATATTAATCAGGTCAGCGGCGATTTCCTGATCCAGTCCCGGCTTGGCTCCTTCGGCGCCATCGGTGCGCTCGATCTCGAATCCGTCGAAGAGCTCGAAGACCAGTGCTTCAGCCTGAGCCAGAGTCTTGTCCGGGGCAAAACGGTAATTGATTTCGACTTCGCAATAATCGGGAATGACGTTGCCGGCGATACCCCCGTTGATGCGCACCGCGTTCATTCCTTCGCGGTAGTCCAAGCCCTCCACGGTGATGGTTTGCGGCTGGTAGTCGGCTAGTCGCTGCAGGATCGGTGCGGCATCGTGGATGGCGTTGTGGCCCATCCAGGAGCGTCCTGAGTGTGCTGCCTTGCCACGGGTGCGAATCACGAATCGGCTGGTGCCGTTGCAACCGCCTTCGACCGTGCCGTTCGTCGGTTCCAGAAGGATGGCGAAATCAGCTTCAAGCAGTTCCGGGTTGTTCTTGGCCAATCGCCCGAGCCCTGATTTGGCCGCTTCCACTTCTTCGTGGTCGTAGAAGACATAGGTGACATCGTATTTGGCGTCCGTCAGCTCGGCGGCCAGAGCCAGCTGGACCGCTACCCCGCCCTTCATGTCGGTGGCCCCTCGGCCGTAGAGCACCCCGTCGATCACCTGGGCCGGGACCGTTCCCTTGGCGCCCTCGGTGCGCGGCAATGGGACGGTGTCCAGGTGGCCGGCGAGCACGACCCTGCGTTCGCGGCCGAAGTTGGTGCGGGCAACGATGGCGTCTTGATCGCGGTGTACCTGCAGGTGCTCCAGCTTGAGCAATGCCTGGTGTACTTGATCAGCAATTTGTCGTTCATTCCCGGAAACAGATTCAATGTTCATGATCTGTTCGGTCAGCACTGCGACGTCCTGTTGCAGGTCCAATTCGTTCACGGTATTCAGCGTCCTACGTCTCTAGCTTCACTAGCCTGTCATCTATCAACGTTACCCGGGGTTTCGACGATACGATCAGTGTATGACTTCAGAATCTGTGACTTCATCCAGTGACTCCTCTGTCCGCTTGGCCTCTGGCCATGGTCTTGCCACGGTTGCCGCGGATGGAACCATCCTCGATGTTTGGTATCCAGCCCCGGTCCTCGGCGAGCTTTCGGCGGCTGAAGAGCTTTCCGGCGAACTCGCCGCGGCTGCCCAGGACGACGCTGCCCGAGGCACCACCCAGAAGGTTGTCTCGCTGACCATCGACCTCGATGTGGCTCCAGCTGACACCGCCGATGTGTGGCTGCGACTGCACCTGCTCTCCCACCGGTTGGCCCAGCCGAACACGATCAACCTCGACGGGATTTTCGGCCACCTGGCAAACGTGGTCTGGACCAACTTCGGCCCATGCCAGGTTGATGGCTTCGAGGTAACCCGTTTGAAGCTGCGTGCCCGCGGCGCGGTCACCGTGTACGGCGTGGACAAGTTCCCTCGCATGGTCGACTACGTGGTGCCAACCGGCGTGCGCATTGCCGATGCCGACCGTGTTCGCCTTGGCGCGCACCTCGCAGAAGGCACCACCGTCATGCACGAGGGCTTCGTGAACTTCAACGCAGGCACCTTGGGCACTTCGATGGTCGAGGGCCGCATTTCGGCTTCCGTCGTTGTCGGCAACGGCTCCGATGTTGGCGGTGGCGCTTCGATCATGGGCACCCTTTCGGGCGGTGGACGTGAGCGCATCGTCATCGGCGAGCGGGTGCTGCTGGGCGCCAACGCCGGTGTAGGCATCTCCGTGGGCGACGACTCCGTAGTGGAAGCGGGCCTGTACGTTACCGCCGGCACCCGTGTGCTCTTGGGCGAGAAGCAAGTCAAGGCCTTGGAGCTCTCCGGAGTGCCGAACCTGCTGTTCCGCCGCAACTCGATTTCCGGCGCTGTGGAGGCATTGGCCCGCGCAGGCCAAACTGTCGAACTGAACAGCGCACTGCACGCCAACTAAGCCAGTGCGAGGGCCAGCCGAAACGGCTGGCCCTCGCTGCATTTAACCGCCGGGAAAGATGATGGTGACCATGGGCTGGATGAAGCCGTGGAAGGCCTTGGCATCTTGAAGCAAGGAAGTGCTGGCAACGATGGTCGCTCGGCCGGTGAGCCAGGCACGAGGCTCGTCCAAGGGAACATCGATGACCTGTATCTGTTGCTGCGGTGCGCTCGTATCATGATCCACCCCGTGATCCAGCAGGATTCTCTCTAATTCATCCAACCGGCGCGGCACGTAGTCCACGCTCTTGGCGACAAAGTCATCGGCATGCTGCTGGGCGAAGAGGGTCGCTTGACCGTAGTGGGCTTTGGCCAGCTTCGCTAGAGCCGGATAGCCTTCCTGGTCCAGATGCTCATGCAGCGACTTTTCCGGCGCTGCCTCCGGCTCGATCTCTCCCGTGGTCAACGCGCTCCACCAAGCGCTCCACTCTTGCTTGAACTGCCCATGAGCGGCGTCGGCTCCATTGCGGTTCTTCACCACGGAGGTCAGTCGCGAATTCGGTCCGGCCTCAGCCGGATCAACTCCACCGAGCTCACGTAAGTACAAGGCCATCAACATCGTCTGATTGGTTTTTACCGCCAAAGACCAGTTGTTTCCACGACGAAAGTACATGCATACCACCTGACTTTTAGGCATACCCCCGCGGTCTTAGATTCAAAGGATACTCCCGTCAAGGTGGTTAAAACAGATAAGGAGCCTCCCACCAATTCAATGGTGGAAAGCTCCTTGTCAGCGAACGCTATATACCCGGTGGCTTAGAGGCCTGGGTAGTTGCGAGCGGTTTCACCCATGTACAGCTGACGTGGGCGGCCGATCTTCAGTTCAGGATCCTTGATCATTTCGCGCCACTGTGCGATCCAGCCTGGCAGGCGGCCGATGGCGAACAACACGGTGAACATCTTTTCAGGGAAGCCCATGGCGGTGTAGATCAGACCGGTGTAGAAGTCCACGTTCGGGTAGAGCTTGCGCGAGATGAAGTACTCATCGTTCAGCGCGGTCTCTTCCAGCTTCATCGCGATCTCAAGCAGCTCGTTCTTGCCCTGCTTGGCCAGCAGGTCGTGAGCGGTCTTCTTGATGATCTTGGCGCGTGGATCGTAGTTCTTGTACACGCGGTGGCCGAAGCCCATCAGGCGTACGCCGTCTTCCTTGTTCTTGACCTTCTGCATGAAGTCTTCTGGTGAGATGCCAGAGGACTGGATCTCGCGCAGCATCTTCAGGACGGCTTCGTTGGCGCCGCCGTGGGCTGGGCCGGACAGAGCGTGGATGCCAGCGGAAACCGAAGCGAACATGTTGGCTTCCGAAGAGCCGACCAAGCGCACGGTGGAGGTCGAGCAGTTCTGCTCGTGGTCTGCGTGCAGGATCAGCAGCAGGTCAAGGGCCTTGACCACGTCTGGATCCAACAGGTAAGGCTCGGCAGCGGTGCCGAAGCACAGGCGCAGGAAGTTCTCGACCATGTTCATCGAGTTATCCGGGTACAGCAGGGCCTGTCCGATGGACTTCTTGTGCGCGTAGGCAGCCAGAACTGGCAGCTTGGCCAGCAGGCGCAGGGTCGAACGCTCGACCTGCTCGTCGTCCTTTGGATCCAGGGAATCTTGGTACCAGGTGGACAGCGCGGAAACTGCGGAGGACAGAACTGGCATCGGGTGCGCGTCACGCGGGAAGCCGCCGAAGAAGCCCTTGAGCTCTTCGTGCAGCAGGGTGTGGCGGCGCAGCGAGTTGTCGAATTCTGCAAGCTGGTCTGCAGTTGGCAGTTCGCCGTAGATCAGCAGGTAGGTTACCTCGATGAAGCTGGACTTCTCGGCCAGCTGCTCGATAGGGTAACCGCGGTAACGCAGGATGCCTGCATCGCCGTCGATGTAGGTGATCGCGGATTTGGTGGCCGCGGTGTTCATGAAGCCAGGATCGTAGGTCACGTTCCCAGTGGTCTTCAATAGTGGGGCTACGCTGAATCCGTCGTTGCCTTCAGCAGCCGGAATTACCGGAAGCTCAAGATTGGATTCTCCAAAGTGTAGCTGTGCAGATGTAGTATCTGTCATTGCTTCTCCTAACCGGAAAGCGTGTAGTTCCGAAAGGTCAGTCGTCACCGTAGAACATACCGCGATTTGACCCCATCCCGCTAATCAGACTGTCATCTTCACCGGTTGGCGGAAGAATTCAGCCGTTCAACGGCGGCCGCGATCCGTTCGTCGGAGGCGGTCAATGCCACGCGCACGTGGCGTTCTCCTGCAGTTCCATAAAAGGCACCTGGACCAGCGACGATTCCCAGCTGCGCGAGGGCGCCGATGGTCTCGAAGCTTGGCCGGTCCTGGGTGCACCATAGGTACAGGCCGGCCACCGAATCCTCGATTCGCAGGCCGAAGTTTTCCAGGGCGGGGCGCAGCGCGTCGCGTCGGTCCCGGTAGAGCTCTCGCTGGGTGGCTACGTGCTCGTCGTCGTTCAGCGCCACCACCATGGCGTGCTGGATCGGGCCAGGCACGATCATTCCGGCGTGCTTGCGACTGTTGATCAGCGTCGGCATGAGATTTGGCGCGCCAGCGACAAAGGCGGCGCGGTAGCCTGCGAGGTTCGACTGCTTGGAAAGCGAGTAGAGCGCCAGCAGGTTATCCAGGTTGCCGCCGTTGACCTTCGGGTCCAGGATGCTGGGCACCTGGCCTTCGAATTCTTTCCAGCCAAGTTC harbors:
- a CDS encoding amino acid ABC transporter permease, which gives rise to MENYLSIFTEYDIPGAFWVNIQLTFWAAIGALVLGTILALLRISPVASFQAIGTSYVNLVRNTPLTIIILFAVLALYGQLGFTLGGDFQANFFRLSVLGLAVYHAAFVCEAIRSGVNTVPLGQAEAARAIGLSFLPAARLVILPQAFRGAIVPLGNTLIALIKNSTVAAVGSVATESSSVMKTMIEFRSDIVIPIFLTFAIGFVIIVIPVGLLTTWASKKLAVAR
- a CDS encoding amino acid ABC transporter permease, whose product is MSASILFDTPGPKARRRILIINIIGALLALGIVAWIFFGLAAKGQMQPEQWDDFVQGSTWKNYLLPGLLNTVKAAILGIIGSVIFGLVFGVGRLSQNKLINGFCTVIVEFFRAVPVLLMIVFFNVFFSRSLELPGDTALWAVVAALVFYNGSVVAELVRSGVHNLPKGQREAGIAIGLTRGMSLRHIEIPQALVAMLPALIGQFVVILKDSALGYIISFNELLFFARTYSSPNGNVLQALIVTAVIFILINFTLSKIAEIVSRRLSSRIKKDKNAPAVVGTTAVTFAEAGTDAGSKDQ
- the dapE gene encoding succinyl-diaminopimelate desuccinylase, giving the protein MNELDLQQDVAVLTEQIMNIESVSGNERQIADQVHQALLKLEHLQVHRDQDAIVARTNFGRERRVVLAGHLDTVPLPRTEGAKGTVPAQVIDGVLYGRGATDMKGGVAVQLALAAELTDAKYDVTYVFYDHEEVEAAKSGLGRLAKNNPELLEADFAILLEPTNGTVEGGCNGTSRFVIRTRGKAAHSGRSWMGHNAIHDAAPILQRLADYQPQTITVEGLDYREGMNAVRINGGIAGNVIPDYCEVEINYRFAPDKTLAQAEALVFELFDGFEIERTDGAEGAKPGLDQEIAADLINILGQEPKPKYGWTDVSRFSALGVSAVNFGPGDALLAHSDDEHVPQEDIRTCLNSLRAWLS
- the dapD gene encoding 2,3,4,5-tetrahydropyridine-2,6-dicarboxylate N-succinyltransferase, with protein sequence MTSESVTSSSDSSVRLASGHGLATVAADGTILDVWYPAPVLGELSAAEELSGELAAAAQDDAARGTTQKVVSLTIDLDVAPADTADVWLRLHLLSHRLAQPNTINLDGIFGHLANVVWTNFGPCQVDGFEVTRLKLRARGAVTVYGVDKFPRMVDYVVPTGVRIADADRVRLGAHLAEGTTVMHEGFVNFNAGTLGTSMVEGRISASVVVGNGSDVGGGASIMGTLSGGGRERIVIGERVLLGANAGVGISVGDDSVVEAGLYVTAGTRVLLGEKQVKALELSGVPNLLFRRNSISGAVEALARAGQTVELNSALHAN
- a CDS encoding citrate synthase, with product MTDTTSAQLHFGESNLELPVIPAAEGNDGFSVAPLLKTTGNVTYDPGFMNTAATKSAITYIDGDAGILRYRGYPIEQLAEKSSFIEVTYLLIYGELPTADQLAEFDNSLRRHTLLHEELKGFFGGFPRDAHPMPVLSSAVSALSTWYQDSLDPKDDEQVERSTLRLLAKLPVLAAYAHKKSIGQALLYPDNSMNMVENFLRLCFGTAAEPYLLDPDVVKALDLLLILHADHEQNCSTSTVRLVGSSEANMFASVSAGIHALSGPAHGGANEAVLKMLREIQSSGISPEDFMQKVKNKEDGVRLMGFGHRVYKNYDPRAKIIKKTAHDLLAKQGKNELLEIAMKLEETALNDEYFISRKLYPNVDFYTGLIYTAMGFPEKMFTVLFAIGRLPGWIAQWREMIKDPELKIGRPRQLYMGETARNYPGL